The proteins below are encoded in one region of Scyliorhinus torazame isolate Kashiwa2021f chromosome 8, sScyTor2.1, whole genome shotgun sequence:
- the pxmp4 gene encoding peroxisomal membrane protein 4, whose translation MGREELLLSALRAANRLLREHRLHAALATVKGFRNGAVYGAKIRAPHALVMTFLFKSGSLLDKLKAIAQATYTHSRNLAIFVFLYKGVLAAQQWLQGEKVQFHSFFAACVGGWFVFGDNNHINSQINMYLLSRILFALSRLAVEKGYFPQTKRDPFPLFATLVWGIVLWLFEHHPHTLQPSLQSSMTYLYEDSNVWHDISDFLIYNKKSTGK comes from the exons ATGGGTCGCGAGGAGCTGCTCCTGTCGGCGCTCCGGGCGGCGAACCGGTTGCTGCGGGAGCACCGGCTCCATGCGGCCTTGGCGACCGTCAAGGGATTCCGCAACGGGGCCGT gtaTGGAGCCAAAATCCGAGCCCCACATGCTCTAGTGATGACGTTCCTGTTTAAAAGTGGAAG TCTATTAGACAAACTGAAAGCCATCGCACAAGCTACATACACTCACTCCCGAAACCTGGCCATATTCGTCTTCCTGTATAAAGGAGTCCTGGCAGCACAGCAATGGCTGCAGGGTGAGAAAGTACAGTTCCACTCGTTCTTCGCAGCTTGTGTGGGGGGCTGGTTTGTGTTTGGAGACAACAACCACATCAACAGCCAG ATAAACATGTACCTGTTGTCGCGAATTCTCTTCGCTCTTTCACGACTGGCTGTCGAAAAGGGTTACTTTCCTCAGACAAAGCGAGACCCTTTCCCACTGTTTGCTACGTTGGTGTGGGGTATTGTCCTGTGGCTGTTTGAGCACCATCCACACACGCTGCAACCATCGCTCCAATCTTCCATGACCTACCTCTATGAAGACAGCAATGTCTGGCACGATATATCGGACTTTCTCATTTATAATAAAAAGAGCACGGGTAAATGA